From Streptomyces sp. NBC_00683, one genomic window encodes:
- a CDS encoding dioxygenase family protein, with protein sequence MTDTAERMPALYLSHGAPPLADDPVWPGELAAWSAGLPRPKAILMVSAHWEEAPLALGATETVPLVYDFWGFPEHYYRVSYAAPGAPALADDVRKLLRGAGTPVQDIADRGLDHGAYVPLVEMFPGADIPVLQISMPTLDPQKLMDIGRKLAPLRDQGVLIVGSGFFTHNLAALRHPGGGIPGWSAEFDDWGHRALQAQDIDSLLDFESKSPAGRLAHPRTEHFAPLFVTLGAAEGELDQGRSVIEGFWMGLAKRSVQFG encoded by the coding sequence ATGACCGACACCGCGGAGCGCATGCCCGCCCTCTACCTCTCGCACGGCGCCCCGCCGCTCGCCGACGACCCGGTCTGGCCCGGCGAGCTGGCCGCCTGGTCGGCCGGGCTGCCCCGGCCCAAGGCGATCCTGATGGTCTCCGCGCACTGGGAGGAGGCCCCGCTCGCCCTCGGCGCCACCGAGACCGTGCCGCTCGTCTACGACTTCTGGGGTTTCCCGGAGCACTACTACCGGGTGAGCTACGCCGCCCCCGGGGCCCCGGCGCTCGCGGACGACGTCCGCAAACTCCTGCGCGGCGCGGGCACGCCGGTCCAGGACATCGCGGACCGCGGCCTCGACCACGGGGCGTACGTGCCGCTGGTGGAGATGTTCCCGGGCGCGGACATCCCCGTACTCCAGATCTCCATGCCGACCCTGGACCCGCAGAAGCTGATGGACATCGGGCGCAAGCTCGCTCCGCTGCGCGACCAGGGGGTACTGATCGTCGGAAGCGGCTTCTTCACCCACAACCTGGCGGCGCTGCGCCACCCCGGGGGCGGGATCCCCGGATGGTCGGCGGAGTTCGACGACTGGGGGCACAGGGCGCTCCAGGCGCAGGACATCGACTCGCTGCTGGACTTCGAGAGCAAGTCACCGGCGGGCAGGCTGGCCCATCCGCGCACCGAGCACTTCGCGCCGCTGTTCGTGACGCTGGGTGCGGCGGAGGGCGAGCTCGATCAGGGGCGCAGCGTCATCGAGGGCTTCTGGATGGGTCTGGCGAAGCGCTCGGTGCAGTTCGGCTGA
- a CDS encoding TetR/AcrR family transcriptional regulator — translation METVAETAACAVQRRMTRPRADALRNRERIVTAAREMFVEFGPDVPLDEVARRAGVGNATLYRNFPDRAALTHEVVLAVTSRTTERAQEAVAAESDPFAALSRFVHAAADERIGALCPMLSGGFDKDHPELLAARRGLEEAVEGLVERAMSAGRLRTDIAVGDVLVALSQLTRPLPGIACPDIDRFTHRHLQLLLDGLEAPARSELPGSAATLEDLRRGH, via the coding sequence GTGGAGACCGTCGCCGAAACCGCCGCCTGCGCCGTGCAGCGCCGTATGACCCGTCCGCGGGCCGACGCACTGCGCAACCGGGAGCGGATCGTGACGGCCGCGCGCGAGATGTTCGTCGAGTTCGGCCCGGACGTGCCGCTCGACGAGGTCGCACGCAGGGCCGGGGTCGGCAACGCCACGCTCTACCGGAACTTCCCCGACCGGGCCGCGCTGACCCACGAAGTCGTCCTCGCGGTCACCTCCCGCACCACCGAACGTGCCCAGGAGGCTGTCGCGGCGGAATCCGATCCGTTCGCCGCGCTCAGCCGCTTCGTGCACGCGGCGGCCGACGAACGGATCGGCGCCCTGTGCCCGATGCTGTCGGGCGGCTTCGACAAGGACCACCCCGAACTGCTCGCCGCCCGCCGAGGCCTCGAAGAGGCCGTCGAAGGGCTCGTGGAGCGCGCCATGTCCGCAGGGCGGCTGCGCACCGACATTGCCGTCGGTGACGTACTCGTCGCCCTCTCCCAGCTCACCCGGCCGCTGCCAGGCATCGCCTGCCCGGACATCGACCGGTTCACCCACCGCCATCTCCAGCTCCTTCTGGACGGTCTGGAAGCTCCGGCACGTTCCGAGCTGCCCGGATCGGCGGCGACCTTGGAGGACCTGCGCCGCGGGCACTGA
- a CDS encoding M6 family metalloprotease domain-containing protein: protein MQQPRHRIRRYRRTVALAGATALVIATVASASSTLPDPSRASAGPVAAPRGTGLAPCRIPAGMGVQMSEGMPTPPGYARSTGEIKALNLMIDFPDAEATEPAEDRLAEFFPQTSDWFRTSSYGRLTYVPEAPVKDWLRMPEPFSAYGIERGSPYEPGYRKLVKDLVSTADPKVNFSAYDLVNVLVTPNAGPSALDTVLSVTFSGNDDAPLADGVPLANTSFVYSRQDDGSGSYAETGYRVLPHENGHVFGLPDLYTMEGGGSVGHWDIMSEDWGANNDLLGWHKWKLGWLDNSQIRCAAMPGTSEHTLGPLATTGGTKLAFVPLSAESGYAVEVRTPAGNDEAVCRPGVLIYKVSSDVDTGQGPVSVADSTEDSGGCTRRPNVHAELSDAPFEPGEVFTDRSNGIRISVVAKDADDNYEVRITRP from the coding sequence ATGCAGCAGCCCCGCCACCGGATACGCAGGTACCGCCGCACCGTCGCCCTCGCCGGAGCAACGGCTCTGGTCATCGCGACCGTGGCGTCGGCGAGCTCCACGCTCCCCGACCCCAGCCGCGCCTCCGCAGGACCGGTGGCCGCGCCCCGGGGAACAGGCCTCGCACCGTGCCGGATCCCTGCCGGGATGGGCGTGCAGATGTCGGAAGGCATGCCGACACCGCCCGGATACGCGCGCTCCACGGGCGAGATCAAGGCCCTCAACCTGATGATCGACTTCCCGGACGCGGAGGCGACGGAACCGGCCGAGGACCGGCTCGCGGAGTTCTTCCCGCAGACGTCCGACTGGTTCCGCACCAGCTCCTACGGCCGCCTCACGTATGTGCCCGAAGCCCCGGTGAAGGACTGGCTGCGGATGCCCGAGCCGTTCTCGGCGTACGGGATAGAGCGGGGCTCACCGTACGAACCCGGCTACCGCAAGCTCGTCAAGGACCTCGTGAGCACCGCGGACCCGAAGGTGAACTTCTCCGCGTACGACCTGGTCAACGTCCTGGTCACCCCGAACGCCGGCCCCTCGGCGCTGGACACCGTCCTGTCGGTCACCTTCTCCGGCAACGATGACGCCCCGCTCGCCGACGGAGTCCCGCTCGCCAACACGTCCTTCGTCTACAGCCGCCAGGACGACGGGTCGGGCTCGTACGCGGAAACCGGCTACCGGGTCCTGCCCCACGAGAACGGCCATGTCTTCGGGCTGCCCGACCTGTACACGATGGAGGGCGGCGGCTCCGTCGGGCACTGGGACATCATGTCCGAGGACTGGGGCGCCAACAACGACCTCCTGGGCTGGCACAAGTGGAAGCTCGGCTGGCTCGACAACAGCCAGATCAGGTGCGCGGCCATGCCCGGAACCAGCGAACACACCCTCGGCCCGCTCGCCACGACCGGCGGCACCAAGCTGGCCTTCGTACCGCTGAGCGCCGAGTCCGGTTACGCGGTGGAGGTCCGCACCCCGGCGGGCAACGACGAAGCGGTCTGCAGGCCCGGTGTACTCATCTACAAGGTGAGCTCCGACGTCGACACCGGCCAGGGGCCGGTCTCCGTCGCGGACAGCACCGAGGACAGCGGCGGCTGCACCAGGCGGCCCAATGTCCACGCCGAACTCTCCGACGCCCCGTTCGAGCCCGGCGAGGTCTTCACCGACCGGTCCAACGGCATACGCATATCCGTCGTCGCGAAGGACGCCGACGACAACTACGAGGTCCGGATCACCCGGCCCTGA
- a CDS encoding MFS transporter, whose amino-acid sequence MSKTADTLLPDPSRWKALAFIALAQLMVVLDATIVNIALPSAQTDLGISEGNKQWVITAYALAFGGLLLFGGRIADLWGRKRTFVVGLLGFAAASAIGGAAQGEAMMFGSRALQGAFGALLAPAALSLLAVMFTDAKERAKAFGIYGAIAGGGGAVGLILGGFLTEYLNWRWTFFVNIPFAIVAAAGAYFVIREPAGGRNRSPLDIPGVVLSTLGLVSLVYGFTRAESAGWSDSLTIGMFVAAAVLLLAFVVTESRVKSPLLPLRVLTERNRGGVYLSLGLAIIAMFGLFLFLTYYLQVAKGYSPVKTGFAFLPMIAGMIAGSTQIGARLMTRVPPRLLMGPGFLVAAIGMLLLTQLEIDSSYAGVILPGQLLLGLGMGTAFMPAMSLATHGIEPRDAGVASAMVNTSQQVGGAIGTALLNTIAAGATTAYIADHAAGASDPKLLQLQAMVSGYASAIWWAVGILAAASAIALTLINTGRPGTGATGSGGGSAEGADGFEGELKIPVVAH is encoded by the coding sequence ATGTCCAAAACAGCCGACACGCTGCTTCCGGATCCCAGTCGCTGGAAAGCACTGGCCTTCATCGCCCTCGCCCAGCTGATGGTCGTCCTCGACGCGACCATCGTGAACATCGCCCTGCCCTCCGCCCAGACGGACCTGGGCATCTCCGAGGGCAACAAGCAGTGGGTCATCACCGCCTACGCGCTCGCGTTCGGTGGGCTCCTGCTCTTCGGCGGACGCATCGCCGACCTCTGGGGACGCAAGCGCACCTTCGTGGTCGGCCTTCTCGGCTTCGCCGCGGCCTCCGCGATCGGCGGTGCCGCCCAGGGCGAGGCGATGATGTTCGGCTCCCGTGCCCTGCAGGGCGCCTTCGGCGCGCTGCTCGCACCGGCCGCCCTGTCGCTCCTCGCGGTGATGTTCACCGACGCCAAGGAGCGCGCCAAGGCCTTCGGTATCTACGGGGCCATCGCCGGTGGCGGTGGCGCGGTCGGCCTGATCCTGGGCGGCTTCCTGACCGAGTACCTGAACTGGCGCTGGACGTTCTTCGTCAACATCCCCTTCGCGATCGTTGCCGCTGCGGGTGCCTACTTCGTCATCCGTGAGCCGGCCGGCGGACGCAACCGCTCGCCGCTCGACATCCCCGGCGTCGTCCTGTCCACGCTGGGCCTGGTCTCGCTGGTGTACGGCTTCACCCGCGCTGAGTCGGCCGGCTGGTCGGACTCGCTGACCATCGGCATGTTCGTCGCGGCCGCGGTGCTGCTCCTGGCCTTCGTCGTCACGGAGTCGCGCGTCAAGTCCCCGCTGCTGCCGCTGCGCGTCCTGACGGAGCGCAACCGCGGAGGGGTCTACCTCTCGCTGGGTCTCGCCATCATCGCGATGTTCGGGCTCTTCCTGTTCCTGACCTACTACCTGCAGGTCGCGAAGGGCTACTCGCCGGTCAAGACCGGCTTCGCGTTCCTTCCGATGATCGCGGGCATGATCGCCGGTTCCACGCAGATCGGCGCCCGGCTCATGACCCGGGTCCCGCCGCGGCTGCTGATGGGCCCCGGCTTCCTGGTGGCGGCGATCGGCATGCTGCTGCTGACCCAGCTGGAGATCGACTCCTCGTACGCGGGCGTCATCCTGCCGGGACAGCTGCTGCTCGGCCTCGGTATGGGTACGGCGTTCATGCCGGCCATGTCGCTGGCCACGCACGGCATCGAGCCGCGTGACGCCGGTGTGGCCTCCGCGATGGTGAACACCTCGCAGCAGGTCGGCGGCGCCATCGGTACGGCGCTGCTCAACACGATCGCGGCGGGTGCCACGACCGCGTACATCGCCGACCACGCCGCAGGTGCCTCCGACCCGAAGCTGCTGCAGCTCCAGGCCATGGTGAGCGGCTACGCCAGCGCGATCTGGTGGGCGGTCGGCATCCTCGCCGCGGCCTCGGCGATCGCTCTGACGCTGATCAACACCGGGCGCCCGGGTACCGGAGCCACCGGCTCCGGCGGCGGGTCGGCCGAAGGTGCGGACGGCTTCGAGGGCGAGCTCAAGATCCCGGTCGTCGCTCACTGA
- a CDS encoding helix-turn-helix transcriptional regulator — protein sequence MTDTPARLLNLLSLLQTPREWPGSELAERLDVSPRTIRRDIDRLRDLGYPVEASRGSVGGYRLVAGTAMPPLLLDDEEAVAIAVGLRAGAGHAIEGVDEASVRALAKLEQVLPSRLRHRVSSLQKATVPLTRGDGSTIDPQTLTVIASTVTGREQLRFAYRSGDGTASKRQVEPYRLVSTGSRWYLVAYDLDREDWRTFRVDRVSNPFATGARFTPRELPTESGDAAEFFARSMSRMQPELRIDVTFRAPADFVTARLPASLGVPEPTGEHSCRLRSVSSDSLEWVALRLALVDCEFTAHGPSSLVTYLSELGARLTRASSEAGPGADQK from the coding sequence ATGACAGATACCCCGGCACGACTGCTGAATCTGCTGTCGCTCCTCCAGACACCGCGCGAGTGGCCGGGCAGCGAGCTCGCCGAGCGTCTCGACGTCAGCCCGCGCACCATCCGCCGTGACATCGACCGGCTCCGCGACCTCGGCTATCCGGTCGAGGCATCGCGCGGCTCGGTCGGCGGCTACCGCCTGGTCGCGGGCACGGCCATGCCCCCGCTCCTGCTGGACGACGAGGAGGCGGTGGCCATCGCGGTGGGGCTGCGGGCCGGAGCCGGGCATGCCATCGAGGGCGTCGACGAGGCGTCCGTACGGGCGCTGGCCAAGCTGGAGCAGGTCCTTCCCTCACGGCTGCGCCACCGGGTCTCCTCCCTGCAGAAGGCGACCGTGCCCCTCACCCGCGGCGACGGATCCACCATCGACCCGCAGACGCTGACAGTGATCGCCTCGACGGTCACCGGGCGGGAGCAGCTGCGCTTCGCCTACCGCTCCGGGGACGGCACCGCGTCGAAACGGCAGGTCGAGCCGTACCGGCTGGTCAGCACGGGCAGCCGCTGGTATCTCGTCGCCTACGACCTGGACCGGGAGGACTGGCGCACCTTCCGGGTGGACCGGGTGAGCAACCCGTTCGCCACGGGGGCCCGCTTCACCCCGCGCGAGCTGCCCACCGAGAGCGGGGACGCGGCGGAGTTCTTCGCCCGGTCGATGTCCCGGATGCAGCCGGAGCTGCGCATCGACGTGACGTTCAGGGCTCCGGCGGACTTCGTGACGGCGCGGCTGCCCGCGTCGCTCGGCGTTCCGGAGCCGACCGGTGAGCACAGTTGCCGGCTGCGCTCGGTCTCCTCGGACTCGCTGGAGTGGGTGGCGCTGCGGCTGGCTCTGGTGGACTGCGAGTTCACCGCGCACGGGCCGTCGTCGCTGGTGACGTACCTGAGCGAGCTGGGCGCCCGCCTGACCCGTGCGTCGTCGGAGGCGGGGCCCGGGGCGGATCAGAAATGA
- a CDS encoding CU044_5270 family protein, translating into MNRTPWRRRREPLDHVESAALLPAPGDPVLSRDRLTTLEEHLMNEIRQAQDRKSTGAQPQTVALFPPSSPEPPRRTGSRRLALIGAAAAVAVLAGTIGVAQLTGQKAVEAAGPPEGSVPASVVQVAQGTTEGLSSTVDRISVAAVKEKLPEPRPGQFIYIKSQVSWLTMSENVDTGKSETYVQKLHGRQVWLSPDGRRGWLIEPGNGTTSRDGLTLDDEGEALEPSIGSPSYDYLKTLTTDPDELLKKIYEETEGQGNGPDQQAFTTIGDLVMEQVMPAELTSALYRAAAKIPGVVVVDDTTDAVGRHGIAIARTDETGGARTEWIFDPKTFSYLGERTVQMRDMEGVEAGTVTGHTAITERAVVDAMKELPGAKGKV; encoded by the coding sequence ATGAATCGCACCCCTTGGCGGCGGCGCCGTGAGCCGCTCGACCATGTGGAGTCGGCGGCGCTGCTGCCGGCGCCAGGCGATCCGGTGCTTTCGCGCGACCGCCTGACCACGCTCGAGGAGCACCTGATGAACGAGATCCGCCAGGCGCAGGACCGGAAGTCGACCGGGGCGCAGCCGCAGACCGTGGCCCTTTTCCCGCCGAGTTCTCCCGAGCCGCCGCGCCGTACCGGCAGTCGCCGGCTCGCGCTGATCGGGGCGGCTGCCGCGGTCGCCGTGCTGGCCGGGACGATCGGAGTCGCGCAGTTGACGGGGCAGAAGGCCGTCGAAGCCGCCGGTCCGCCGGAAGGATCTGTTCCCGCTTCGGTGGTACAGGTCGCGCAGGGCACGACGGAAGGGCTGAGCAGCACGGTCGACCGGATCTCCGTGGCCGCCGTGAAGGAGAAGCTCCCCGAGCCCCGGCCGGGGCAGTTCATCTACATCAAGAGCCAGGTCTCCTGGCTGACGATGTCGGAGAACGTGGACACCGGGAAGAGCGAGACCTATGTGCAGAAGCTGCATGGCCGCCAGGTCTGGCTGTCGCCGGACGGCCGCAGGGGCTGGCTGATCGAGCCGGGAAACGGCACGACGTCCAGGGACGGGCTGACTCTGGACGACGAGGGGGAGGCCCTGGAGCCGAGCATCGGTTCGCCCAGCTACGACTACCTCAAGACGCTGACCACCGACCCCGACGAGCTGCTGAAGAAGATCTACGAGGAGACGGAGGGGCAGGGCAACGGCCCCGACCAGCAGGCCTTCACCACGATCGGTGACCTGGTGATGGAGCAGGTGATGCCGGCGGAGCTGACATCCGCGCTGTACCGGGCGGCCGCGAAGATCCCTGGCGTGGTGGTGGTGGACGACACGACCGATGCGGTGGGGCGGCACGGGATCGCCATAGCCCGGACCGATGAGACGGGCGGCGCCCGCACCGAGTGGATCTTCGACCCGAAGACCTTCAGCTACCTGGGGGAGCGCACGGTGCAGATGCGCGACATGGAGGGGGTCGAGGCCGGCACGGTGACCGGGCACACGGCGATCACGGAGCGGGCGGTTGTGGACGCGATGAAGGAGCTCCCGGGGGCCAAGGGCAAGGTCTGA
- a CDS encoding MarR family winged helix-turn-helix transcriptional regulator — MKYMTTASTGGPHWLTTEEQGVWRSYLHATTLLEDHLDRQLQRDAGMPHIYYGLLVQLSQAPRRRKRMTELAKDAKITRSRLSHAVARLEKNGWVRREEHPLDKRGQNAVLTDDGYEMLARSAPGHVDAVRQAMFSRLTPEQVRNLGEIMQVIATGLQPEDTDADLPWLR, encoded by the coding sequence GTGAAGTACATGACCACGGCATCCACCGGCGGGCCTCACTGGCTCACCACCGAAGAGCAGGGCGTCTGGCGCTCGTACCTCCACGCCACCACGCTCCTCGAGGATCACCTCGACCGCCAGCTGCAGCGCGATGCCGGCATGCCGCACATCTACTACGGACTGCTCGTCCAGCTCTCCCAGGCCCCCCGGCGCCGGAAGCGGATGACCGAGCTGGCCAAGGACGCCAAGATCACCCGCTCCCGGCTCTCGCACGCCGTCGCCCGGCTGGAGAAGAACGGGTGGGTCCGCCGGGAGGAACACCCCCTGGACAAGCGCGGCCAGAACGCGGTCCTCACCGACGACGGCTACGAGATGCTCGCGCGGTCCGCACCGGGCCATGTCGACGCCGTGCGCCAGGCGATGTTCTCCCGGCTCACGCCCGAACAGGTACGGAACCTGGGCGAGATCATGCAGGTCATCGCCACCGGGCTGCAGCCGGAGGACACGGACGCGGATCTGCCCTGGCTCCGCTGA
- a CDS encoding GNAT family N-acetyltransferase, with amino-acid sequence MPHISTGVQVRPGTEADLEVLTDIYNHYVRETALTFDTAAFTPDERLPWLRSHPEDGPHRLLVAQEAPTADNATGVLGYATSSPYRPKAAYSTSVEVSVYCAPGTTGRGIGTLLYTALFEALAGEDIHRAYAGIAQPNEPSVRLHDAFGFRHVGTYTEVGRKFGRYWDVSWHEKPLLSRTAPSASPDPSRSPR; translated from the coding sequence ATGCCACATATATCGACTGGAGTGCAGGTCAGGCCCGGTACGGAGGCCGATCTGGAAGTTCTTACGGACATCTACAACCACTACGTCCGTGAGACGGCGCTCACATTCGATACAGCTGCGTTCACTCCGGACGAGAGGCTGCCGTGGCTGCGCTCCCATCCTGAAGACGGCCCGCACCGCCTCCTGGTTGCTCAGGAGGCGCCCACGGCTGACAACGCGACCGGGGTCCTCGGTTATGCCACCAGCAGCCCGTACCGCCCCAAGGCGGCGTACAGCACCTCGGTGGAGGTGAGCGTCTACTGCGCACCCGGCACCACGGGCCGCGGTATCGGCACGCTCCTGTACACGGCCCTGTTCGAGGCCCTGGCCGGCGAGGACATCCACCGCGCCTATGCGGGCATCGCCCAGCCGAACGAACCGTCCGTACGGCTGCACGACGCCTTCGGCTTCCGCCATGTCGGTACGTACACCGAGGTGGGCCGCAAGTTCGGCCGCTACTGGGACGTGTCCTGGCACGAGAAGCCGTTGCTCAGCCGAACTGCACCGAGCGCTTCGCCAGACCCATCCAGAAGCCCTCGATGA
- a CDS encoding class I adenylate-forming enzyme family protein, translating into MPHTDPTPSPDSAPAPARDRVAHDRAAHDQAARARAEAVLTAPGAPFAVVRAEHGPLVYANGPRTLREFVETTWAFGDQPFLIAGERTCSYAEFFAGASSLARRLSETYGLRPGDRAVIAMRNHPEWQIAFWAAQLAGLVAVPLNAWWTEGEFGYALDDCEPRVLLVDGEQLPKVAAWGEKAGARFVVFHDEALGEGELPDRAERYADLPAPDPLAAPPEVEIRPEDDATIIYTSGTTGRPKGAVATHLAQAGAALNPRYQAAASALGRGIIPGQGPAPVTLMTFPFFHVAAFTSLYAAMAAGGTLVLMRKWDADEALRLIREHGVTHYAGVPATALQLIAGADRAGDGLESLLMLNTGGAAAPPDLVAQLTARHGERIEPRNGYGLTETSGGVLANFGASYRAHPESVGTPTPVTEVRIAGAAGEALQEGEVGELWLRGQSVVRGYWRNEEATAEAFSGGWFRTGDLAVVRDGRVAVVDRIKDMVIRGGENVYCVEVEAALHDHPDVEDAAVLGVPHPVLGEEVAAVVRLRPGAETGVEELRAQVARSLAPFKVPAHVLVTHEPLPRNPTGKILKRELRETVRDHAHRSGG; encoded by the coding sequence GTGCCACACACCGACCCCACCCCTTCCCCAGATTCCGCTCCCGCTCCCGCCCGCGATCGGGTCGCCCACGACCGGGCCGCCCACGATCAGGCCGCCCGTGCACGGGCCGAGGCGGTACTGACCGCACCCGGTGCTCCCTTTGCCGTGGTCCGTGCCGAGCACGGCCCGCTCGTCTATGCGAACGGGCCCCGCACACTGCGCGAGTTCGTCGAGACCACCTGGGCCTTCGGCGACCAGCCGTTCCTGATCGCGGGTGAACGGACCTGCTCGTACGCGGAGTTCTTCGCCGGCGCGTCCTCGCTGGCGCGGCGGCTCTCCGAGACGTACGGGCTGCGTCCCGGAGACCGGGCTGTGATCGCGATGCGCAACCACCCCGAGTGGCAGATCGCGTTCTGGGCGGCTCAGCTGGCCGGCCTCGTCGCCGTCCCGCTCAACGCCTGGTGGACCGAGGGGGAGTTCGGCTACGCCCTCGACGACTGCGAGCCGCGGGTGCTGCTGGTCGACGGGGAGCAGCTGCCGAAGGTGGCGGCATGGGGGGAGAAGGCCGGGGCGCGCTTCGTCGTCTTCCATGACGAGGCACTCGGGGAAGGAGAGCTGCCCGACAGGGCCGAGCGGTACGCGGACCTGCCCGCCCCCGACCCGCTGGCCGCGCCTCCCGAGGTGGAGATCCGCCCGGAGGACGACGCCACGATCATCTACACCTCCGGCACCACGGGGCGGCCCAAGGGTGCTGTCGCCACTCACCTCGCGCAGGCGGGTGCCGCTCTCAATCCGCGTTACCAGGCCGCCGCCTCCGCACTGGGCCGCGGGATCATCCCCGGGCAGGGACCGGCTCCGGTCACCCTGATGACGTTCCCGTTCTTCCACGTCGCGGCGTTCACCAGCCTCTACGCGGCGATGGCGGCGGGCGGCACCCTCGTCCTGATGCGCAAGTGGGACGCCGACGAGGCCCTGCGGCTGATCCGTGAGCACGGGGTCACGCACTACGCCGGAGTGCCGGCCACCGCGCTCCAGTTGATTGCCGGAGCGGACCGTGCGGGCGACGGGCTGGAGAGCCTGCTGATGCTGAACACGGGCGGGGCGGCGGCTCCGCCCGACCTGGTCGCGCAGCTCACCGCCCGGCACGGTGAGCGGATCGAGCCGCGCAACGGCTACGGCCTGACCGAGACGAGCGGGGGAGTGCTGGCCAACTTCGGCGCCTCGTACCGCGCCCACCCGGAGAGTGTCGGGACCCCGACGCCGGTCACCGAGGTGCGGATCGCCGGTGCGGCGGGGGAAGCACTGCAGGAAGGTGAGGTCGGTGAGCTGTGGCTGCGCGGTCAGTCCGTGGTCCGCGGCTACTGGCGCAACGAAGAGGCGACGGCCGAGGCGTTCAGCGGCGGCTGGTTCCGTACGGGGGATCTCGCCGTGGTCCGGGACGGGCGGGTCGCCGTGGTCGACCGGATCAAGGACATGGTGATCCGGGGCGGCGAGAACGTGTACTGCGTCGAGGTCGAGGCGGCGTTGCACGACCACCCCGATGTCGAGGACGCGGCGGTGCTGGGTGTCCCGCACCCGGTGCTGGGCGAGGAGGTCGCGGCGGTCGTCCGGCTGCGGCCGGGCGCCGAGACCGGTGTCGAGGAGCTGCGGGCGCAGGTGGCCCGGAGTCTGGCCCCGTTCAAGGTTCCGGCCCATGTCCTGGTGACGCACGAACCGCTGCCCCGGAATCCGACCGGGAAGATCCTCAAGCGGGAGCTCCGGGAGACGGTCAGGGACCATGCGCACAGGAGCGGGGGCTGA
- a CDS encoding sigma-70 family RNA polymerase sigma factor: MATRAVARRSSATSGGTTRASSVRAVGGEIADRDLVGMYLDEIARTPLLDAAKEVELSQTIEAGVYAQQILDGEVESKAGGAKRKELEALVAEGERAKDIFIRSNLRLVVAVARRYPRAGLPLLDLIQEGNAGLVRAVEKFDYAKGFKFSTYATWWIRQAITRSIADQSRTIRLPVHLVEELGRIRRVQREFNREHGRDPEHSEIAAELDSNAERVGNVLDWARDPVSLNMSVDDDGDTQFGDLLEDTSAVSPEQSVMTLLRSEELEDLIGKLDNRTASIIRMRYGIEDGRERTLTEVGKQHGLTRERIRQIEKHALLELKRMAHDTGFDAAA; the protein is encoded by the coding sequence ATGGCAACCCGTGCCGTCGCCCGACGTTCGTCCGCCACCAGCGGCGGGACCACCCGGGCAAGCAGTGTTCGCGCCGTGGGCGGGGAGATCGCCGATCGCGACCTGGTCGGCATGTACCTGGACGAGATCGCTCGCACACCGCTGCTCGACGCCGCCAAGGAGGTCGAGCTCTCGCAGACGATCGAGGCGGGCGTCTATGCCCAGCAGATCCTCGACGGCGAGGTGGAGAGCAAGGCCGGCGGAGCGAAGCGCAAGGAGCTCGAGGCGCTGGTCGCCGAGGGCGAGCGCGCCAAGGACATATTCATCCGTTCCAACCTCCGGCTCGTCGTTGCCGTGGCCCGGCGCTACCCGCGAGCGGGCCTGCCCCTGCTCGACCTGATCCAGGAGGGCAACGCGGGCCTGGTGCGCGCGGTCGAGAAGTTCGACTACGCCAAGGGCTTCAAGTTCTCCACGTATGCGACGTGGTGGATCCGGCAGGCCATCACCCGTTCGATAGCCGACCAGTCCCGCACGATCCGGCTCCCCGTCCACCTCGTGGAGGAGCTCGGCCGGATCCGCAGGGTGCAGCGCGAGTTCAACCGCGAGCACGGCCGCGACCCGGAGCACTCCGAGATCGCCGCCGAGCTGGACTCCAACGCCGAGCGCGTCGGCAACGTCCTGGACTGGGCCCGTGACCCGGTCAGCCTCAACATGTCCGTGGACGACGACGGTGACACGCAGTTCGGTGACCTGCTGGAGGACACCTCTGCGGTGTCGCCCGAGCAGTCCGTGATGACGCTGCTGCGCAGCGAGGAGCTCGAGGACCTGATCGGCAAGCTCGACAACCGCACCGCCTCCATCATCCGGATGCGGTACGGAATCGAGGACGGCCGTGAGCGGACCCTCACCGAAGTGGGCAAGCAGCACGGTCTGACGCGGGAGCGGATCCGCCAGATCGAGAAGCACGCACTACTCGAATTGAAGCGAATGGCTCACGACACGGGCTTTGACGCTGCGGCGTGA